Part of the Musa acuminata AAA Group cultivar baxijiao chromosome BXJ3-10, Cavendish_Baxijiao_AAA, whole genome shotgun sequence genome, GCGGGGTGTCCCGGTAAAACAAGCGCGACGAGGCCACGTTGAGTGGAGCCCACCTGCCAACTGCGCAGCATGCAACCACGTACAGGGACCATCCCAGTGATTACTGTCCGCGGGTCCCGCAACTGGGCCCGGCTTGCTGACCTCATTGTTGGGCCCTGTCTGTCCTGTTTCCCACAGTTATTAAACGCTTCCTTTATGGTGCAGGTTGTCTTCCCGTTTTAACCTGCTTAACTCTTCGAGTCAATATGTAGGTGGGGTGCCTATAAATTATTTTGTTCTTATGCACTCGATTCGCCTAAATAGAAATTATGTTTTCATTAATCGGAATTGAGATGCGTATCCATAAAAAAATAGATATCGAAATTGTATAGTTAATATATGCTATATATTCATTTATTAGTTAATAGAAAAACATTGATGCGCAGGGTCACAGCTTCATAGTTCACCTCAGTGCACAGCATTAATAGAGGCTCCTATGGTGACAAGATGGCCGTGAAGTAGCTGCCAACTTTGCTCATGCTGCTGCTGCCAGGGTCAACAGGGAAGAAGAAGGGATAGATCTCGTAGCGCACCATGCAACTGCTGTAGAGCACGCGGCAGCCCTTCCGGTGGACGCAGTAGTTAGCGAAGTTCTCCACGGCCGACGACAAGCACTGGGCGCACGCCAGCGTCTGGATGTCGCGGGTGCACTGCGCCAGGCCGTAGATAGTGATGTAGGGCGAGAACTTGGTCTTCACCCTCCCCAGCCCTCCGCTTCCCGGCGCCACCGCCTGTGCCCTCGCCGTCCTCATCGCCTCGCCCACCTTTTTGTCGAAGGCATCCGGATCCGTCGCGTTCTCCACGTTGTAGAGAATGATGGCGTAGCCGGAGTCGGATTGCCCGATGAAATTCTCGTCGTCGTAGCGAAGGAAGCAGTAGTCATACCAGATCCGCGCGTCGGCTTGGCTCGGACAGGCCTCCGGGAGCGCCTTTGCGGCGTCCTTGAGGCACGTCGAGCAGTCCTCCGAGCTGACATCTCCTCTGCATTGTGCAAGGCCGTAGATTGCACTGCCACCTTTGCCATTGGACGAGGTGGCAAAGCCTCCAACGGAG contains:
- the LOC103999666 gene encoding cysteine-rich repeat secretory protein 55; protein product: MALLRHLLLLSLLLPFSSSDDSIGYYCDKSFNGGHIQADINGVLSDLVAKASVGGFATSSNGKGGSAIYGLAQCRGDVSSEDCSTCLKDAAKALPEACPSQADARIWYDYCFLRYDDENFIGQSDSGYAIILYNVENATDPDAFDKKVGEAMRTARAQAVAPGSGGLGRVKTKFSPYITIYGLAQCTRDIQTLACAQCLSSAVENFANYCVHRKGCRVLYSSCMVRYEIYPFFFPVDPGSSSMSKVGSYFTAILSP